One Candidatus Nitronauta litoralis genomic window, ATCCTTGCCGAATTTGGTTTTCTGACTGTTCACACCTATGGGTTAATGGTGGCATCCGGTTTCTTAATCGGGATTATGCTGGCAGCCCAGCAGGGCAAGCGGGAAGGACTCGATCCTCAGGTCATCCTGGATCTATGCTTTTTTATTCTGGTGTCTGCCATTCTGGGAGCCCGATTTCTTTATGTAGTGATCGAGTATGAACAGTATCTGGAACATCCTCTTAAAGCCTTCATGTTCTGGCAGGGAGGATTGGTTTATTACGGAGGCCTCATTGCGGCAGTTGCTACCGGTTGGTATTTTATCCGCAAAAAAAATCTGCCGACCTGGCAGGTTGCTGATTTAATCGCGCCCAGTCTTGCCATTGGGCAGGGAGTGGGGCGTTGGGGTTGTCTTTTTGCGGGTTGTTGTTATGGGGCTCCCACGGATTTGCCCTGGGGGATTACCTTCACCAATGAAAATTCACTGGCTCCTCAAAATATAGCCCTGCATCCTACCCAGATATATCTCTCCCTCAATGGTCTTTTAATATTTGGAATTTTGATCTGGATGCGAAAGAAAAAATCATTTCATGGTCAGATATTCTGGATGTATGGAATTCTATATTCTATCGGACGGTTCATAATCGAATTTTTCCGGAATGACAATCGCGGGTCCGTATTTGGAGGCGTACTGTCAACGTCACAGTTTATTGGGATCTTTGTTCTGTGTTTATCTATTTATATGATGATGAGATTGAAAACCCGCAAGGAGCTCATTCTCCATTCCTGATTTACGCTTAAGTTATAAAATTTCCCACTGAAACAATAGAAATAATGTGCAGGCGATGGTGAGGGCAGGGCCGCCCCAGATTTTCAGGGCGGACAATTGTGCAATCTTTTTTGTCAGATCTTCTTCTTTCATATTGCTGATATGAAAATGGTGTCCTTTTTTGTGTCTAAAAACCATTTTGGTTTTGGGGAGAAGATCCTCCAGCTTTTTCCGACTGTATTTTTCAAGTATTTTATCAGCCACTACTTTTGCTCCCTGTTGCAACTCCTCGAAATCAAGCTTTCCATCCTTATTGGTATCAAAACGGGAAATCATTTTGGGATCGCTTTGGATGGCTTTCGTTACTTTGTTGTAATCATTTGCACTGAGTTTCTTTTTTTGTTTAGGCAGCAGTTTTAAGCCGGATTCGGCATAGCCTAATACGTAGACTGTTTCTCCAGCGAAAAAACACCATTCAATAAATTTGTATTCTTTAGAGAATAGCCAGGAGGTTTCTTTCAGTTTGAAATGCCTGAGCTGTTTTTTATAGAAAGCCAGAGAATCCGTTAACGTAGCCGGCATCTGAGGGAAATTGTTCGATTTAATGCGGTATGAATTGTTTCCTCCCTTACGGGTTATTTTTGCTTTGTCTACAAATACCAGTGCGGTGGCTCCACTGTCGTCGTCTACATAGAAGCCTTCATCAGAATAATACTGATCAACGGTGTGCCAGTAGGTACTGTTTTTTCGCCTGCGGAGTTCTTGAATTTCGATTGAATAAAAAGCGCAGGGAGATTTGCTGATTGGGGCGGTGACCAGTTTTTCTGCTTCGCAAACAACCTTCCCTTTTATTTCAACATCCGAGCCCACCGCGCCAGTCATGATTTTACTGGTTGGTATGTTTTCCATTACGCGGCGGGCTTTGAGGTCACGGAAACCCTGGAAGAACCAGTAAATTCCAGCCCCCCATCCCATAGCTCCACCGAATGTGCTGTTCAGGTCAATTTGCATAAAACGGGATCAATCAAATTTAGGAAGCTTGATGTTGATATCCACGTCCTGGCGTTCCTGCTCAGATACCTCAAATAACTCCTCATCCTGATAGCGGAGCATATTGGCGATGAATACATCCGGGATCTGCTTGATACGAATATTGTAATTGTTGACGCTGTCATTGTAGAATTCGCGTCGATCAGCCAGACTTTCTTCTAGGTGGGAAATCCGGTTCTGTAACTGCATGAAATTCTCGTTTGTTTTGAGCTCGGGGTAGTTTTCTGCCACTGCAAAAAGACCCATGAGAGCTCCGCTGACTTCTCCGCTGGCCTTCGATTTTTGTCCAACCGTTTTTGCCCGACCATAGTTTTCGCGAGCTTTTGTGATGCGATCGATGACCCCTTTTTCAAACTGGGCAAAACTTTCGCAGACTGAGATCAGTTTTGGCAACTCGTCATAACGTTGTTTGAGAATGACGTCGATATTGGCCCAGGATTTTTTGATGTTTTCCTTGAGCGAGATCAGGCCGTTGTAGATCATGATGAAATAACCGACAACGCCCAAAAGACCAAACAGGAATACTCCCAGTACAATTATTGTAGCGGTGGACATGAGGAAATAATCTCCCTTGGAGTTTCTAAATTGGATTTATTATGTCTAATAAGTGTGCGGTAAAAAATAAAAAAATGCCAGTGTGCTTTTTGCCGGATGGCTAAAGGAAGTGGGGGGTGCTAAGAAAAATCCTGCAGGTCTTCTTCGTCGAGGACGTTCTCCTTTATACCTTTTTGAATGATCTGATCTGCGAGGTCGCCATAGCCATCTTCGTAATCTTCTACATTGTAATTATCGAAATCGTCAAAGTAGACCTGGTGTTCGGATTCCACCCATTGGCGGATAGTATCGCTGAAGCGGAGAGTACGTTGAACTGCTTCCAGTTTGTCGATTAAGTCCATGGGATTTGATCAGAAGAGGCGAAAGGTGAGTTCAATATGGTGAACACCAAATTCTGTGGAAATATTCCCGAAATTAGTGTCATTAACAAAAACAAACCGGTAGCCCAGTCCGGCATCTATGAATTCATTTAGGGGTTTATAGAAACCCGCGCCAACTTGAAAGGCAAAAGTGAGATCGTCTGCGACCTGCCGGACGGATCGAGAATTGACACTTCTTAAATCCAGTTCATTGTATGCAGCACCCAGTCCGCCAAAAATATAGGGGGCTGGACCTTCTTCGTTGTCAAAATCGTAGGCAATGTTTAAAAAGACGGTGGATGTTTCCAGTTGTCCATCAACGAGACCACTGCCAGCG contains:
- the lgt gene encoding prolipoprotein diacylglyceryl transferase — translated: MHPILAEFGFLTVHTYGLMVASGFLIGIMLAAQQGKREGLDPQVILDLCFFILVSAILGARFLYVVIEYEQYLEHPLKAFMFWQGGLVYYGGLIAAVATGWYFIRKKNLPTWQVADLIAPSLAIGQGVGRWGCLFAGCCYGAPTDLPWGITFTNENSLAPQNIALHPTQIYLSLNGLLIFGILIWMRKKKSFHGQIFWMYGILYSIGRFIIEFFRNDNRGSVFGGVLSTSQFIGIFVLCLSIYMMMRLKTRKELILHS
- a CDS encoding LemA family protein gives rise to the protein MSTATIIVLGVFLFGLLGVVGYFIMIYNGLISLKENIKKSWANIDVILKQRYDELPKLISVCESFAQFEKGVIDRITKARENYGRAKTVGQKSKASGEVSGALMGLFAVAENYPELKTNENFMQLQNRISHLEESLADRREFYNDSVNNYNIRIKQIPDVFIANMLRYQDEELFEVSEQERQDVDINIKLPKFD
- a CDS encoding porin family protein, which translates into the protein MTHFARPITAILFILILACPALADQKTGIYVSLSPAITSPAAEPTTLDEVEIDSTTILDPIINGQDAKFKMKFGLGINGEVGYKWRTNIRTGLEVGYRASDIDQVKSTAGSGLVDGQLETSTVFLNIAYDFDNEEGPAPYIFGGLGAAYNELDLRSVNSRSVRQVADDLTFAFQVGAGFYKPLNEFIDAGLGYRFVFVNDTNFGNISTEFGVHHIELTFRLF